The following is a genomic window from Cryomorphaceae bacterium 1068.
CTGTGGGGCATTCTCAGTTCCTGCATCACTTTCGAAATAACCCTTCTCATCAAAATCGAACATCCCCGCCGTGATGTTTCTTGGGAACTTCTTTATCGACGTATTATAAGTCCCTACGGCCTCATTGAATCGGTCGCGAGCCACGCTGATGCGGTTTTCAGTACCCTCAAGCTGCGCTTGGAGTTGACTGAATTGCTGATTGGCCTTTAGGTCTGGGTAACGTTCAACCGTTACGAGTAATCGAGAAAGTGCCCCCGATAATTGACCCTGGGCTTCTTGAAACTTAGCAATCGATTCAGGAGATAGATTATCCGCATCTACGGTGATTCCAGTTGCTCTGGATCGAGCTTCCATGACTTGAGTCAAGGTTTCTTGCTCAAAATCTGCATATCCTTTTACGGTATTCACCAAATTCGGAATCAAGTCGCTTCGTCTTTGGTATTGCGTTTCAACTTTTGCCCAAGCTTTGGCTACATTTTCTTGCTCCTCTACTAAGCTGTTGTAACCACAAGAACTTAAGGTTAGTGCCCCTATGAGCACGATGAAAAATTTCTTCATTATTAGTTTGATTA
Proteins encoded in this region:
- a CDS encoding LemA family protein; translation: MKKFFIVLIGALTLSSCGYNSLVEEQENVAKAWAKVETQYQRRSDLIPNLVNTVKGYADFEQETLTQVMEARSRATGITVDADNLSPESIAKFQEAQGQLSGALSRLLVTVERYPDLKANQQFSQLQAQLEGTENRISVARDRFNEAVGTYNTSIKKFPRNITAGMFDFDEKGYFESDAGTENAPQVEF